One window of the Allorhizobium ampelinum S4 genome contains the following:
- the mnmD gene encoding tRNA (5-methylaminomethyl-2-thiouridine)(34)-methyltransferase MnmD, with the protein MTHSTSNPDPMPDAETAHTQPLSWQDGDMPYSTAFGDHFYCQTDGRLECGHVFLEGNELPQRWIGASSFRIGELGFGTGLNAMETWRQWQATRPPSGHLTFISFELYPMARADIDRALSRWPQIDAERQGLLALWPDDPQGQVQLDLDAQTRLIVVCGDALASLQAWSEPFDAWYLDGFAPSRNSAMWSLELMTRLYQLTTPGGRFATYAAAGFVRRNLIAAGFTVERRPGFAGKREMLCGTKTEPS; encoded by the coding sequence ATGACCCACTCCACTTCCAATCCCGATCCGATGCCTGACGCCGAAACGGCACACACCCAGCCGCTGAGCTGGCAGGACGGCGATATGCCCTATTCCACCGCCTTTGGCGACCATTTTTACTGCCAGACCGATGGCCGCCTGGAATGCGGCCATGTTTTCCTCGAGGGCAATGAATTGCCGCAGCGCTGGATCGGCGCGTCTTCTTTCCGCATCGGCGAACTGGGTTTCGGCACCGGGCTGAACGCGATGGAAACCTGGCGTCAATGGCAGGCGACGCGCCCTCCCAGCGGGCATCTGACCTTCATATCCTTTGAGCTTTATCCGATGGCGCGCGCCGATATCGACCGCGCCCTGTCGCGCTGGCCGCAAATCGATGCAGAGCGGCAAGGCTTGCTGGCGCTCTGGCCGGATGATCCGCAAGGTCAAGTCCAGCTCGACCTCGACGCCCAGACCCGGCTGATCGTGGTTTGCGGCGATGCGCTGGCCTCGCTGCAAGCCTGGTCCGAACCATTCGACGCCTGGTATCTCGATGGTTTTGCCCCTTCCCGCAACAGCGCCATGTGGTCGCTGGAGCTGATGACGCGGCTCTACCAGCTGACAACGCCCGGCGGCCGCTTCGCCACCTATGCCGCCGCCGGTTTCGTACGCCGCAATCTGATCGCCGCAGGTTTCACCGTTGAGCGACGCCCGGGCTTTGCCGGCAAACGAGAAATGCTATGCGGGACGAAGACGGAGCCGTCGTGA
- a CDS encoding PAS-domain containing protein has translation MPIEGGLLTIACEKIARLDVPAFIKDSELRFVAVNPAFVAFFGADLDDLLGQRAGELTDRPEDLAWEDVERRALVFAEEHLALCFDHSGRQHCRVQIERFITEDEMPYVFGVFRERPGRVKSRGWKKEPLPSGAQMPSAMAEISREVASQGGSAGVGNGAPGACLPADYAMLLDLIPLGVLLLDSQLDIVYFNTSFSRMLGETTVELKFGMNFQAVLDVIGGAGWDGSGEDTSGQFLAASIDEPEPCQIAMPNGRVISARGNRLENGQFLLLYTDVTEAQTYERESTLYRAALENVPEPVFLRDGDRRLVFANAAYEQMLGGDRTRFYGLREDEMFPAEGEALRQENIEVLETGCATEREQLIIMPNGDTVPLLTSLKRIETKDGAPYIVGTLADVSLLKIGERQLREAKAHAEKLYDDIEAILRTMPVGVIILDADQSLSFSNLMARNMVCWPEDQAMTGTSFADYLRHAHANGWPLETGDDASLNPDSIDPESRIAAYSLELRTLTAARQTEVTLSDRRHIVITASPLDDGQIMLTFSDYTEQRLREREIDEARARLQDVGKLLEEATQHMAQGLCVIQTDRILYRNDKLAEILNVSPHLVRTGADWRQLFDYCAERGDFGDNPTAFLDRMRSRMSADTSASVVVQRRDGAWRSIEAIVSAEDRWLFVISDASEAKQREAELTTLAAQAEAADKAKSRFLANMSHEIRTPMSGVLGMTELLLSSNLDARQKTFVDVIVKSGRSLLTIINDIIDFSKIDDGSLSLRSAPFDPLAAVEDVVTLMAGRAAEKDVDILVRGQGRLTHMLAGDAGRFRQILTNLLGEAIRATDRGHVLVDLGLRQEEPDLDVTLQSHGDPISETNAEVSDRARAWLVLRIEDTGHGMTPEQCLMAFTKFSQMNDGALHHRDGAGLGFSIAGGLVDLFGGTIGVESAPGRGATVTVNLPFAMAAEKLPSLAGFHLRGARVLGFESNDISCGILNDQLCRWGFDGVAVNDPALALAVLEQAESQKSPIEVVVIDCCRRSGGGLDLVRKIRGDRRFDPLSIILLAADAPFNLDRMADGLNIQAQLTKPVGENLLRNVVIDVLRGTRRGAVSGLRAEPEAEPPVISDGEQVALMSSGVMQQEQIDLLVLDAGEAERHFFHQALQALGVGHACVEGESEALALWRQWQPGMMLIDLVEDRARVLDMVRQIRAEESQQPQTALTVLIGLAGDLSTYDKAACHKAGLDDLVLKPVSPDRLQDCIAYWLGGAAAQTQPQTLAEDLGARLTAL, from the coding sequence TGCTCACCATAGCGTGCGAGAAAATCGCCAGGCTTGATGTGCCCGCTTTCATCAAGGATAGCGAGCTTCGTTTCGTTGCCGTCAATCCCGCCTTTGTCGCATTTTTTGGAGCGGATCTCGATGATCTTCTCGGACAGCGGGCGGGGGAACTGACGGACCGTCCGGAAGATCTGGCCTGGGAGGATGTCGAGCGCCGGGCGCTGGTGTTTGCGGAAGAACATCTGGCTCTGTGTTTCGATCACAGCGGCCGCCAGCATTGCCGGGTGCAGATCGAGCGCTTCATCACCGAAGACGAAATGCCCTATGTCTTCGGGGTGTTTCGCGAGCGGCCTGGCCGGGTCAAGAGCCGGGGCTGGAAGAAAGAGCCGCTGCCATCCGGCGCCCAGATGCCTTCTGCCATGGCTGAAATCTCAAGAGAGGTCGCTTCTCAAGGTGGGAGCGCTGGTGTTGGTAATGGGGCGCCTGGTGCCTGCCTGCCAGCCGATTATGCGATGCTTCTCGATCTCATTCCGCTTGGCGTGCTGCTTCTCGATTCGCAGCTCGATATTGTCTATTTCAACACCAGTTTCTCCAGGATGTTGGGTGAGACAACGGTCGAGCTGAAGTTCGGCATGAATTTTCAGGCGGTTCTCGACGTTATCGGAGGTGCGGGGTGGGATGGGAGTGGTGAGGATACATCCGGCCAATTCCTTGCCGCGTCGATAGACGAACCAGAGCCATGCCAGATCGCCATGCCGAACGGACGGGTGATTTCGGCCCGGGGCAACCGCCTGGAAAACGGTCAGTTTCTGCTGCTTTATACCGATGTTACCGAGGCGCAGACCTATGAGCGCGAAAGTACTCTTTACCGTGCAGCGTTGGAAAATGTACCGGAGCCGGTTTTTCTGCGCGATGGCGACCGGCGGCTGGTGTTTGCCAATGCTGCTTATGAACAAATGCTGGGTGGCGACCGGACCCGCTTTTATGGCTTGCGGGAAGACGAGATGTTTCCTGCCGAAGGCGAGGCCCTGCGCCAGGAGAATATCGAGGTCCTGGAAACTGGATGCGCGACGGAGCGCGAACAGCTGATCATCATGCCCAATGGCGACACCGTGCCCTTGCTGACCAGCCTGAAGCGGATCGAGACCAAGGATGGCGCGCCTTATATCGTCGGGACTTTGGCGGATGTTTCGCTGCTGAAGATCGGCGAACGACAATTGCGCGAAGCCAAGGCGCATGCCGAAAAGCTCTACGACGATATAGAGGCCATTCTGCGCACCATGCCGGTCGGGGTGATCATCCTCGATGCCGATCAGAGTTTAAGTTTTTCCAACCTCATGGCACGCAATATGGTGTGCTGGCCTGAAGACCAGGCCATGACTGGCACAAGTTTCGCGGATTATCTGCGCCACGCCCATGCCAATGGCTGGCCACTCGAGACTGGCGATGACGCCAGCCTCAACCCTGATAGCATCGACCCGGAAAGCCGGATCGCCGCCTATAGTCTTGAATTGCGGACATTGACGGCGGCGCGGCAAACCGAGGTGACGCTTTCGGATCGCCGGCATATCGTGATTACGGCATCGCCGCTGGACGATGGCCAGATCATGCTGACCTTTTCTGACTATACCGAGCAGCGGTTGCGCGAGCGCGAGATAGACGAGGCCCGTGCCCGGCTGCAGGATGTCGGCAAGCTGTTGGAAGAGGCTACCCAACACATGGCCCAGGGGCTCTGTGTTATCCAGACGGACCGTATCCTTTACCGCAACGATAAATTGGCGGAAATATTGAACGTGTCGCCGCATCTGGTGCGCACAGGGGCGGATTGGCGCCAGCTTTTCGATTACTGCGCCGAGCGAGGCGATTTCGGCGACAATCCAACGGCGTTTCTCGACCGGATGCGATCAAGGATGTCCGCTGACACCTCCGCCAGCGTCGTGGTGCAACGGCGCGATGGTGCCTGGCGCAGTATCGAGGCGATTGTTAGCGCCGAGGACCGCTGGCTGTTCGTGATCAGCGATGCCAGCGAGGCCAAGCAGCGTGAGGCGGAACTGACCACGCTTGCGGCGCAGGCCGAGGCGGCGGACAAGGCCAAATCTCGGTTCCTGGCCAATATGAGCCATGAAATCCGCACGCCGATGAGCGGCGTGCTGGGCATGACGGAATTGCTGCTGTCTTCCAATCTCGATGCCCGGCAAAAGACCTTTGTCGATGTGATCGTCAAATCCGGGCGCTCGCTGCTGACCATTATCAATGACATCATCGATTTCTCGAAGATCGATGACGGGAGCCTGTCCTTGCGCTCGGCCCCCTTCGATCCGCTGGCGGCGGTGGAGGATGTGGTCACCTTGATGGCTGGGCGCGCCGCGGAAAAGGATGTGGACATCCTGGTGCGCGGTCAGGGCAGGCTGACCCATATGCTGGCGGGCGATGCGGGTCGGTTCCGCCAGATTCTCACCAATCTCTTGGGGGAGGCAATCCGGGCCACCGACAGAGGCCATGTGCTGGTCGATCTCGGTTTGCGCCAGGAAGAGCCGGATCTGGACGTCACGCTCCAAAGCCACGGAGATCCTATTTCTGAAACGAATGCCGAGGTGAGTGACCGCGCCCGTGCATGGCTGGTTCTGCGGATTGAGGATACCGGCCATGGCATGACGCCGGAGCAATGCCTGATGGCCTTTACCAAATTTTCCCAGATGAATGACGGGGCTTTGCATCACCGGGATGGGGCGGGTCTCGGATTTTCGATTGCCGGTGGGCTTGTCGATCTGTTTGGCGGGACGATCGGGGTGGAAAGCGCGCCCGGTCGAGGTGCCACCGTGACTGTCAATCTGCCCTTTGCAATGGCGGCTGAAAAACTACCGAGCCTTGCTGGCTTTCATCTGCGCGGTGCCCGGGTCCTGGGTTTTGAAAGCAATGATATCAGCTGCGGCATTCTCAATGACCAGCTTTGCCGTTGGGGCTTCGATGGCGTGGCAGTTAACGATCCGGCGCTGGCGCTGGCCGTGCTGGAACAGGCCGAGAGCCAGAAAAGCCCGATTGAGGTGGTTGTGATCGATTGCTGCCGGCGCAGCGGCGGCGGGCTGGATCTGGTGCGCAAGATCCGCGGTGATCGACGGTTCGATCCGCTGTCGATCATCCTGCTGGCGGCGGATGCGCCCTTCAATCTCGACAGAATGGCCGATGGGCTGAATATTCAAGCGCAGCTTACTAAGCCGGTGGGTGAAAACCTGCTGCGCAATGTTGTCATCGATGTGTTGCGCGGCACGCGGCGCGGCGCTGTCTCCGGGTTGAGGGCGGAACCGGAGGCTGAGCCGCCTGTGATCTCGGACGGAGAGCAAGTGGCTCTGATGTCGTCGGGTGTGATGCAGCAGGAGCAGATCGATCTGCTGGTGCTGGATGCCGGTGAAGCGGAGCGTCATTTTTTCCATCAGGCCTTGCAGGCGCTGGGGGTTGGCCATGCCTGCGTGGAGGGGGAAAGCGAGGCGCTTGCCCTCTGGCGCCAATGGCAGCCGGGCATGATGCTGATCGATCTCGTTGAGGATCGGGCGCGAGTGCTCGATATGGTCAGGCAGATCCGTGCCGAGGAAAGCCAGCAGCCACAGACCGCGCTGACCGTGCTGATCGGTCTTGCGGGCGATCTTTCCACCTATGACAAGGCGGCCTGCCATAAAGCCGGTCTTGATGATCTCGTCCTCAAGCCTGTCAGTCCCGACCGTCTCCAGGACTGCATTGCCTATTGGTTAGGGGGCGCCGCAGCGCAGACGCAACCACAGACCCTGGCAGAGGACCTCGGTGCGAGGCTGACGGCACTGTAA